A genome region from Streptomyces pratensis includes the following:
- a CDS encoding sulfurtransferase yields the protein MKPIITASEYLSESAGPRPPVLLDIRWQLGGPNGRADYEAGHLPGAVFIDLDSELAGPAGSGGRHPLPDPEAFGSVMRGAGVGHETPVVVYDGGQGWAAARAWWLLRWTGHLDVRVLDGGLAAWTGELSTDVPKPAEGDFRPQPGALGLLDADGAAELAGSGLLLDARAAERYRGDVEPIDRVGGHIPGAVSAPTTQNVGEDGLFLPAGSLASRFSALGADSAARIGVYCGSGVSGAHEVLALELAGHRAALYAGSWSEWSSDESRPVATGPDPA from the coding sequence ATGAAGCCCATCATCACCGCATCCGAATACCTGAGCGAGTCGGCGGGGCCGCGCCCGCCGGTGCTCCTGGACATCCGCTGGCAGCTCGGCGGGCCGAACGGCCGCGCCGACTACGAGGCCGGGCACCTCCCGGGCGCCGTGTTCATCGACCTCGACTCCGAACTCGCGGGCCCCGCCGGCAGCGGCGGCCGTCATCCTCTGCCGGATCCGGAGGCCTTCGGGTCCGTCATGCGGGGCGCCGGAGTCGGTCACGAGACCCCTGTGGTGGTCTACGACGGCGGCCAGGGCTGGGCGGCGGCCCGCGCGTGGTGGCTGCTGCGCTGGACCGGACACCTCGACGTCCGGGTGCTGGACGGCGGCCTCGCCGCATGGACGGGTGAGCTCTCCACCGATGTCCCGAAGCCCGCCGAGGGTGACTTCCGGCCACAGCCGGGCGCACTCGGGCTCCTGGACGCGGACGGCGCCGCGGAGCTCGCCGGCTCCGGGCTGCTGCTCGACGCGCGGGCCGCGGAGCGCTACCGGGGTGACGTGGAACCGATCGACCGTGTCGGCGGCCACATCCCGGGAGCGGTGTCCGCCCCGACCACGCAGAACGTGGGCGAGGACGGACTCTTCCTGCCCGCCGGATCGCTCGCCTCCCGGTTCTCGGCCCTGGGTGCCGACAGCGCCGCCCGGATCGGCGTCTACTGCGGCTCCGGCGTCTCGGGCGCCCATGAGGTGCTGGCGCTGGAGCTCGCCGGGCACCGGGCCGCGCTGTACGCCGGATCCTGGTCGGAGTGGTCCTCGGACGAGTCCCGCCCCGTCGCCACGGGGCCCGACCCCGCCTGA
- the sepH gene encoding septation protein SepH translates to MPELRVVAVSNDGTRLVLKAADSTEYTLPIDERLRAAVRNDRARLGQIEIEVESHLRPRDIQARIRAGASAEEVAQFAGIPVDRVRRFEGPVLAERAFMAERARKTPVRRPGENTGPQLGEAVQERLLLRGADRETVQWDSWRRDDGTWEVLLVYRVAGEPHSASWTYDPPRRLVQAVDEEARSLIGETDDVAAPEPSFPFVPRIARLPRDRPLDRALDRQIERPSPSAPEPDERLGGVSAGERDSLTSLLEAVPSFRGDMVVPERTSQPEPPALEPAPQQEPEADEPPAAAASAGAGSAYADVLMPRAVAGHRDRLTGTTDRQAEADGVRPGRRAAVPSWDEIVFGTRRKKQD, encoded by the coding sequence ATGCCCGAACTGCGTGTCGTGGCCGTCTCAAACGACGGCACACGACTGGTGCTCAAGGCTGCGGACAGCACGGAGTACACGCTTCCGATCGATGAGCGGCTGCGTGCCGCCGTGCGCAATGACCGCGCCCGGCTCGGCCAGATCGAGATCGAGGTGGAGAGCCATCTCCGCCCGCGCGACATCCAGGCGCGCATACGTGCCGGCGCCTCCGCCGAGGAGGTCGCCCAGTTCGCCGGCATCCCGGTGGACCGGGTACGCCGCTTCGAGGGCCCCGTGCTCGCGGAGCGTGCGTTCATGGCCGAGCGCGCCCGGAAGACTCCTGTGCGCCGTCCCGGTGAGAACACCGGCCCCCAGCTCGGCGAGGCGGTGCAGGAGCGACTGCTGCTGCGCGGCGCCGACAGGGAGACCGTCCAGTGGGACTCCTGGCGCCGGGACGACGGCACCTGGGAAGTCCTCCTGGTCTACCGCGTCGCGGGCGAACCGCACTCCGCGAGCTGGACGTACGACCCGCCGCGCCGGCTCGTCCAGGCCGTGGACGAGGAGGCGCGCTCGCTGATCGGCGAGACCGACGACGTCGCGGCCCCGGAGCCGAGCTTCCCGTTCGTGCCCCGGATCGCACGGCTGCCGCGCGACCGGCCGCTGGACCGCGCGCTGGACCGTCAGATCGAGCGTCCCTCCCCCTCCGCGCCGGAGCCGGATGAGCGCCTCGGTGGCGTGTCGGCCGGGGAGCGCGATTCGCTGACCAGCCTCCTGGAGGCCGTGCCGAGCTTCCGTGGCGACATGGTCGTACCTGAGCGGACCTCGCAGCCCGAACCACCAGCTCTCGAGCCCGCGCCGCAGCAGGAGCCGGAGGCGGACGAACCCCCGGCCGCGGCGGCATCCGCCGGCGCCGGTTCCGCCTACGCCGATGTGCTGATGCCCCGCGCGGTGGCGGGCCACCGCGACCGGCTGACCGGGACGACGGACCGCCAGGCCGAGGCGGACGGTGTGCGTCCGGGACGACGGGCGGCGGTGCCGAGCTGGGACGAGATCGTTTTCGGCACACGCCGGAAGAAGCAGGACTGA
- a CDS encoding alkaline phosphatase family protein, with product MVQPAWQDPVLLAPEAAPAPEYGTGSLADLLPTLVAGQGVPGFEAMIPELTPADRNCVFLIDGLGWEQIKAHPDEAPFLHSLLPTSRGGTGRPITSGFPATTATSLASVGTGLAPGEHGLPGYTVRNPATGALMNQLRWKPWTDLKAWQPYPTVFKLADAAGVRTAQVSAPGFEQTPLTKVALSGGSFLGRLTGEDRMDLAAERLAASDRSLVYTYYSEVDGQGHRFGVDSDAWRGQLMYVDGLAQRLAEQLPPRSALYVTADHGMIDIPFDEQSRIDFDEDWELSAGVALLGGEGRARHVYAVPGAEADVLTVWREVLGEQFWVASRDEAVAAGWFGPRIDERVYGRIGDVVAAAHDDVVITASVNEPHESAMVGMHGSLTSVEQLVPLLEVRS from the coding sequence ATGGTCCAGCCCGCCTGGCAGGACCCCGTCCTGCTCGCTCCCGAGGCCGCGCCCGCACCCGAGTACGGCACCGGCTCGCTCGCCGATCTGCTGCCGACGCTCGTCGCGGGGCAGGGTGTACCCGGCTTCGAGGCGATGATCCCGGAGCTCACCCCCGCCGACCGGAACTGCGTCTTCCTGATCGACGGGCTCGGCTGGGAACAGATCAAGGCCCACCCGGACGAGGCACCCTTCCTCCACTCGCTGCTCCCCACGTCCCGTGGCGGAACCGGCCGGCCGATCACCTCCGGCTTTCCGGCGACCACGGCGACCTCGCTCGCCTCGGTCGGCACGGGCCTGGCCCCCGGTGAGCACGGACTTCCCGGCTACACCGTGCGCAACCCGGCCACGGGCGCGCTCATGAACCAGCTCCGCTGGAAGCCGTGGACCGACCTCAAGGCCTGGCAGCCGTACCCGACGGTCTTCAAGCTCGCCGACGCCGCGGGCGTACGAACGGCTCAGGTCTCCGCCCCCGGCTTCGAGCAGACCCCTCTGACCAAGGTCGCGCTCAGCGGTGGTTCCTTCCTCGGCCGTCTCACCGGCGAGGACCGGATGGACCTCGCCGCCGAGCGGCTCGCCGCCAGTGACAGGTCGCTCGTCTACACGTACTACAGCGAGGTCGACGGCCAGGGGCACCGCTTCGGCGTCGACTCCGACGCCTGGCGGGGGCAGCTGATGTACGTCGACGGACTCGCGCAGCGCCTCGCCGAGCAGCTGCCGCCCCGATCGGCGCTGTACGTCACCGCCGATCACGGCATGATCGACATCCCGTTCGACGAGCAGTCCCGGATCGACTTCGACGAGGACTGGGAGTTGAGCGCCGGCGTCGCCCTGCTGGGCGGCGAGGGCCGCGCCCGTCACGTGTACGCGGTCCCAGGGGCCGAGGCCGACGTGCTGACCGTCTGGCGCGAGGTGCTCGGTGAGCAGTTCTGGGTGGCGAGCCGTGACGAGGCGGTCGCGGCGGGCTGGTTCGGCCCGCGGATCGACGAGCGGGTGTACGGCAGGATCGGCGACGTGGTCGCGGCCGCCCACGACGACGTGGTCATCACCGCTTCGGTCAACGAGCCCCACGAGTCCGCGATGGTGGGCATGCACGGATCGCTGACCTCCGTGGAGCAGCTGGTTCCGCTTCTCGAAGTACGCTCGTAG
- a CDS encoding VOC family protein, which translates to MTEAVTRRTPGAPCWVSLIVHGLTATQEFYSRLFGWEFRPGPEQLGPYVRALLCGKEVAGIGQMPPGRHLPIAWTTYLATENADATAEVIRSCGGTVAVGPLDAGNAGRLLLASDPGGAVFGVWQAAEHVGTALAGTPGTPVWNELVTRETASVAKFYQAVFGFETEAVVSADFDYQTLHLRGRPVAALHGVGHALPRDRGPHWMTYFQVADTDAATARVTELGGHVLQPPREASSGRLATVADPEGAVFTIVRPPGG; encoded by the coding sequence ATGACCGAGGCTGTCACCCGGCGCACGCCCGGAGCCCCGTGCTGGGTGAGTCTGATCGTGCACGGCCTGACCGCGACCCAGGAGTTCTACAGCCGGCTGTTCGGCTGGGAGTTCCGGCCGGGGCCCGAACAGCTGGGGCCCTATGTCCGGGCCCTGCTGTGCGGCAAGGAGGTCGCCGGTATCGGGCAGATGCCGCCCGGCCGGCATCTGCCGATCGCCTGGACGACCTATCTCGCCACCGAGAACGCGGATGCGACGGCGGAGGTGATCCGTTCATGCGGCGGGACGGTGGCCGTCGGCCCCCTGGACGCCGGGAACGCGGGACGCCTCCTTCTCGCGTCCGACCCCGGTGGCGCGGTCTTCGGTGTCTGGCAGGCCGCCGAGCACGTCGGCACCGCGCTCGCGGGCACACCGGGCACACCGGTATGGAACGAGCTGGTGACGCGGGAGACCGCATCGGTGGCGAAGTTCTACCAGGCGGTGTTCGGCTTCGAGACCGAGGCGGTCGTCTCGGCCGACTTCGACTACCAGACCCTGCATCTCCGGGGCCGGCCGGTGGCCGCCCTGCACGGTGTGGGCCACGCCCTGCCGCGTGACCGGGGCCCGCACTGGATGACGTACTTCCAGGTCGCCGACACCGACGCGGCCACGGCCCGCGTGACGGAGCTCGGAGGGCACGTGCTTCAGCCACCGAGGGAGGCCTCGAGCGGCAGGCTGGCCACGGTGGCGGATCCGGAGGGCGCGGTGTTCACGATCGTCCGGCCGCCGGGCGGCTGA
- a CDS encoding DUF5998 family protein produces the protein MAKTGTTTQGLRAAIERSGYYPALVAEAVEAAVGGEPVASYLVHQETTFDSNEVRRHVTVLVLTDTRFIVSHTDEQAADTSSPTPYATTSTESVKLDRISSVVVSRVVADPEKYVPGTLPREVVLTIGWGAVSRIDLEPAACGDPNCEADHGYTGSSTADDLSLRVSEAGDGPDTVRQTLAFAQALSEATAATAAASR, from the coding sequence ATGGCAAAGACCGGTACGACGACCCAGGGGCTGCGCGCGGCGATCGAGCGCAGCGGCTACTACCCGGCCCTCGTGGCCGAGGCGGTGGAGGCCGCTGTCGGCGGGGAGCCTGTCGCTTCGTACCTGGTGCACCAGGAGACCACCTTCGACTCCAACGAGGTGCGTCGCCACGTCACGGTCCTCGTCCTGACGGACACGCGCTTCATCGTCAGCCACACCGACGAGCAGGCCGCCGACACCAGCTCTCCGACGCCCTACGCCACGACGTCCACCGAGTCGGTCAAGCTCGACCGGATCTCCTCCGTCGTGGTCAGCCGCGTGGTCGCCGACCCCGAGAAGTACGTGCCCGGCACGCTGCCCCGAGAGGTCGTCCTGACCATCGGCTGGGGTGCGGTCTCCCGCATCGACCTGGAGCCCGCGGCCTGCGGCGACCCCAACTGCGAGGCCGACCACGGCTACACCGGCAGCTCCACCGCCGATGACCTGAGCCTGCGCGTCAGCGAGGCCGGGGACGGCCCGGACACGGTACGCCAGACCCTGGCCTTCGCCCAGGCCCTCTCCGAGGCCACGGCCGCGACCGCGGCGGCCTCCCGCTGA
- a CDS encoding GNAT family N-acetyltransferase: protein MEPTPEQSPHHAYPDHWEADVVLRDGGTARIRPITTDDAERLVSFYEQVSDESKYYRFFAPYPRLSARDVHRFTHHDYVDRVGLAVTIGGDFIATVRFDRINGQGRPASAPADEAEVAFLVQDAHQGRGVASALLEHIAAVARERGIRRFAAEVLPANNKMIKVFRDAGFTQQRSFEDGSVHLNLDLEPTAESLAVQRAREQRAEARSVQRLLAPGSVAVVGVGRVPGGVGRTVLRNLLGSGFTGRAYAVNTSFAADLDAVEGVPAHRSVGEIGEQVDLAVVAVPADRVPEVVADCGEHGVQGLVVLSAGYAERGAEGRERQRELVRQARSYGMRIIGPNAFGIINTSDAVRLNASLAPESPKPGRIGLFTQSGAIGIALLSGLHRRGAGLSAFISAGNRADVSGNDFLQYWFEDQGTDVALLYLESLGNPRKFTRLARRTAAVKPVVVVKGARHSGTNPPGHAVPVSRIPDATVSALMRQAGVIRVDTVTEMVDVGLLLAGQPLPDGPRVAILGNSESLGLLTYDACLAEGLRPRPPRDLTTEASPQDFRRALAEALADRTCDAVIVTAIPWVGENGEALTGEGEVLADALREAAATGPAKPVAVVHVEMGGLAQALAAATSTAARPAPRTAGPAAAPGQGSGLSSPYGAGTPGPNPRQPSPAPSDATAAGGPRTGTPAPAVSRTGAGTTAGPGPSAGPGPSAGRIPAYPAAERAVRALAEAVKYAQWRRQAAAPGKVPEFLDDTIDEHGTAALIGTLLGPSPDPRGRPLTHDEARELLARYGVSVRPALPAPGPEAAVAAAAELGYPVALKTTAPHLRHRADLGGVRLDLANENALRRSYDELTDLLGTPAELRPVVQAMAPRGVDTVVRASIDAAAGAVLSFGLAGAPSELLGDTAHRLVPVTDRDAAELIRSIKAAPVLFGWRGSAPVDTAALEELLLRVSRLVDDHPEVVSVALEPVVVATHGLTVLGASVRLAPPPARSDLGPRRLPAY, encoded by the coding sequence ATGGAGCCCACTCCGGAGCAGAGTCCGCATCACGCGTACCCCGACCACTGGGAGGCGGACGTGGTGCTCCGCGACGGCGGCACCGCGCGCATCAGGCCCATCACCACGGACGACGCCGAGCGGCTGGTCAGCTTCTACGAGCAGGTGTCCGACGAGTCGAAGTACTACCGCTTCTTCGCCCCGTATCCACGTCTCTCCGCCCGGGACGTGCACCGCTTCACCCATCATGACTACGTCGACCGGGTAGGACTTGCCGTCACGATCGGCGGCGACTTCATCGCGACCGTCCGCTTCGACCGGATCAACGGCCAGGGCCGGCCCGCCTCCGCCCCCGCCGACGAGGCCGAGGTCGCCTTCCTCGTCCAGGACGCGCACCAGGGCCGAGGAGTCGCGTCGGCCCTCCTCGAACACATCGCGGCGGTGGCGCGGGAGCGGGGCATCCGCCGCTTCGCCGCCGAGGTGCTGCCCGCCAACAACAAGATGATCAAGGTGTTCCGGGACGCCGGTTTCACCCAGCAGCGCAGCTTCGAGGACGGCTCGGTCCACCTCAACCTCGATCTGGAGCCCACGGCAGAGTCCCTCGCCGTCCAGCGCGCCCGTGAGCAGCGGGCCGAAGCGCGCTCGGTGCAACGCCTGCTGGCACCCGGTTCCGTGGCGGTCGTCGGCGTCGGCCGCGTGCCCGGCGGCGTGGGCCGGACGGTGCTGCGCAACCTCCTGGGCTCGGGCTTCACCGGGCGCGCGTACGCGGTCAACACCTCCTTCGCCGCCGACCTCGACGCGGTGGAGGGCGTACCCGCCCACCGCTCGGTCGGCGAGATCGGTGAGCAGGTCGACCTCGCGGTCGTCGCCGTCCCGGCCGACCGGGTGCCCGAGGTCGTCGCCGACTGCGGCGAGCACGGGGTCCAGGGCCTCGTCGTCCTCTCCGCCGGTTACGCCGAGCGCGGTGCCGAAGGCCGGGAGCGGCAGCGGGAACTGGTCCGGCAGGCACGCTCGTACGGCATGCGGATCATCGGCCCGAACGCCTTCGGCATCATCAACACCTCCGACGCGGTCCGCCTCAACGCCTCCCTCGCCCCCGAGTCGCCGAAGCCCGGGCGCATCGGGCTCTTCACCCAGTCCGGCGCCATCGGGATCGCCCTCCTGTCGGGTCTCCACCGCAGGGGCGCCGGGCTGTCGGCCTTCATCTCCGCGGGCAACCGCGCCGATGTGTCCGGCAACGACTTCCTCCAGTACTGGTTCGAGGACCAGGGCACCGACGTCGCCCTGCTGTACCTCGAATCACTCGGCAATCCGCGCAAGTTCACCCGTCTCGCCCGCCGCACGGCCGCCGTGAAGCCAGTGGTGGTGGTGAAGGGCGCCCGGCACAGCGGGACGAATCCGCCGGGCCACGCCGTGCCGGTCAGCCGTATCCCCGACGCGACCGTCTCCGCGCTGATGCGCCAGGCGGGCGTGATCCGCGTCGACACCGTGACGGAGATGGTCGACGTGGGCCTGCTCCTCGCCGGCCAGCCGCTCCCGGACGGTCCGCGGGTGGCGATCCTGGGCAACTCGGAGTCGCTCGGCCTCCTCACCTACGACGCCTGCCTCGCGGAAGGGCTGCGCCCCCGCCCGCCCCGCGACCTCACCACGGAGGCGAGCCCGCAGGACTTCCGGCGCGCGCTGGCCGAGGCGCTTGCCGACCGGACGTGCGACGCGGTGATCGTGACCGCGATCCCCTGGGTCGGTGAGAACGGCGAGGCGCTGACCGGCGAGGGCGAGGTCCTGGCGGACGCGCTGCGCGAGGCGGCGGCCACCGGGCCCGCGAAGCCGGTGGCGGTGGTGCACGTGGAGATGGGCGGCCTCGCGCAGGCTCTCGCCGCCGCCACGAGCACGGCCGCCCGGCCCGCGCCCCGGACGGCCGGCCCCGCGGCTGCCCCGGGCCAGGGGTCCGGGCTCTCCTCCCCGTACGGCGCGGGCACCCCGGGGCCGAACCCCCGGCAGCCGTCCCCGGCACCGTCCGACGCAACGGCAGCGGGCGGACCCCGGACCGGAACCCCGGCTCCGGCCGTGTCCCGAACGGGCGCGGGCACCACCGCCGGCCCCGGACCCTCCGCCGGCCCCGGACCCTCCGCCGGGCGGATCCCCGCCTACCCGGCGGCCGAGCGAGCCGTCCGCGCACTCGCCGAGGCGGTGAAGTACGCCCAGTGGCGGCGCCAGGCCGCCGCCCCGGGAAAGGTGCCCGAATTCCTGGACGACACCATCGACGAGCACGGGACCGCCGCGCTGATCGGGACGCTGCTCGGCCCGAGCCCCGACCCGCGTGGCCGCCCGCTCACCCACGACGAGGCCCGCGAGCTGCTCGCCCGCTACGGCGTCTCCGTACGGCCTGCGCTCCCCGCCCCCGGCCCGGAGGCGGCCGTCGCCGCCGCCGCCGAGCTCGGCTACCCGGTGGCCCTCAAGACCACCGCACCCCATCTCCGGCACCGCGCCGACCTCGGCGGCGTCCGGCTCGATCTCGCCAACGAGAACGCCCTGCGCCGGTCGTACGACGAACTGACCGATCTGCTCGGCACCCCCGCCGAACTCCGGCCCGTCGTCCAGGCCATGGCACCCAGGGGCGTCGACACCGTCGTCAGGGCGTCCATCGACGCCGCCGCCGGCGCCGTCCTCTCCTTCGGCCTGGCCGGCGCACCCTCTGAGCTGCTGGGTGACACGGCCCACCGTCTCGTGCCCGTCACCGACCGCGATGCCGCCGAGCTGATCCGCTCCATCAAGGCGGCTCCCGTGCTGTTCGGCTGGCGCGGGTCCGCACCGGTGGACACCGCAGCCCTCGAGGAGCTCCTCCTGCGGGTGTCCCGGCTGGTCGACGACCACCCCGAGGTGGTCTCGGTCGCACTGGAACCCGTGGTCGTGGCCACGCACGGCCTGACGGTGCTCGGAGCGAGCGTGCGCCTCGCCCCGCCGCCCGCCCGCAGTGATCTCGGCCCCCGCCGGCTCCCCGCCTACTGA
- a CDS encoding thymidine kinase — protein sequence MPELVFFSGTMDCGKSTLALQIGHNRSARGLQGVIFTRDDRAGEGKLSSRLGLVTEAVEAAPGMDLYGYLVSRMSKGDKVDHVIVDEAQFLAPEQIDQLARVVDDLGLDVFAFGITTDFRTKLFPGSQRLIELADRIETLQVEAMCWCGARATHNARTVGGVMVVEGEQVVVGDVDRPAAETGYEVLCRRHHRRHMTSAASHAGALSPDVLPVNHG from the coding sequence ATGCCCGAGCTCGTGTTCTTCTCCGGAACGATGGATTGCGGGAAGAGCACCCTGGCCCTGCAGATCGGCCACAACAGATCGGCCCGTGGTCTGCAGGGCGTGATCTTCACCCGGGACGACCGGGCGGGGGAGGGGAAGCTCTCGTCGCGGCTCGGTCTGGTGACGGAGGCGGTCGAGGCCGCTCCGGGGATGGATCTGTACGGCTATCTGGTGAGCCGGATGTCCAAGGGTGACAAGGTCGATCACGTGATCGTGGACGAGGCCCAGTTCCTCGCTCCCGAGCAGATCGACCAACTGGCCCGGGTCGTCGACGACCTCGGCCTCGATGTGTTCGCGTTCGGTATCACCACGGACTTCCGCACCAAGCTCTTCCCGGGCTCGCAGCGCCTGATCGAGCTGGCGGACCGGATAGAGACCCTCCAGGTCGAGGCCATGTGCTGGTGCGGTGCCCGGGCCACGCACAATGCCCGGACGGTCGGCGGTGTGATGGTGGTCGAGGGGGAGCAGGTCGTCGTCGGCGACGTCGACCGGCCGGCCGCGGAGACCGGCTACGAGGTCCTCTGCCGCCGTCACCACCGCCGGCACATGACGAGTGCCGCGTCCCACGCGGGCGCGCTGTCGCCCGACGTCCTGCCGGTCAACCACGGCTGA